The genomic interval ACCTGCAGGGCGGCACTCGGGTGACGCTCTCCGCGCGCACGCCCGACGGTAAGAAGCCGAGCCAGGACAGCCTCGAACAGGCCCAGCAGATCATCGAGTCCCGGGTCAACGGGCTCGGCGTGGCAGGTTCGGAGGTCGTCATCGACGGTGACACCCTGGTGATCACCGTGCCGGGTGAGAACGGTGATCAGGCCAAGTCGCTGGCCACCACCGCGAAGCTGTATGTCCGGCCGATGCTCAACGAGGTTCCGGTACAGGCCGCCGCGCCGGGTCAGCCCGATCAGCCCGGTCAGCCCGGACCGACGCCGTCGGGTGCCGCCGTCCCGCCGGGAGAATCCGCGTCCCCGGAGACGCCCACCTCGCCCGCCGAACCCGCGCCGACCTCACCGAGCGAACCCGCGCCCGGCGCGGGGGAATCCGCGCCGACTCCGCAGAACCGGGTCTTCCCCGCGCAGGCGCCGACTCCGGAGCCCAGCCCGACCCCGGCTCCGTCGACGACTCCCGCTGCGCCGCAGGGTAATCCGAACGATCCGGCGGCGCCGCAGCAGGTGCAGCAGCAGATCGCGCAGGCGCGCGAGCTGCGGCAGAGTGACGATCAGCAGACCCAGCAGCTGGCCGTGGCGACCCTCGCCGCCGGCGGCTGCGGCGCGGCCGACCCGCTGGCCGGTAACGACGACCCGGCCAAACCGCTGGTCACCTGCTCCACCGATGGCAAGTTCGTCTACCTGCTCGGCCCGAGCGCCCTCGACGGTCAGCAGATCTCCGACGCGACCTCCGGCTACAACCAGCAGCAGTCGCAGTGGGAGGTGAACGTGAAGTTCACCTCCGCCGGTGGCAAGACCTGGGGCCAACTCACCGACCAGTACTACCAGCAACGGCTGGCGTTCACCCTGGACTCGAAGGTGATCAGCGCCCCCGTGGTCCAGGCCGCGGGCCAGTACAGCGGCGATACCCGGATCTCCGGCAACTTCAACTCGCAGACCAGCAAGGACCTGGCCAATCAGCTGAAGTACGGTTCGCTGCCGCTGTCGTTCGCCACCTCCGAGGCCCAGACGGTCTCGGCGACGCTGGGCCTGTCCTCGCTGAAGGCGGGTCTGATCGCGGGCGCGGTCGGTCTGGTGGCGGTGCTGCTGTACTGCCTGCTCTACTACCGGATGCTCGGCTTCCTGGCCGGATTCTCGCTGATCGCTTCCGGTGTCGCGGTGTACGGCATCATCGTGCTGCTGGGCCGGTGGATCAATTTCACGCTGGATCTCGCCGGTATCGCCGGTCTGATCATCGGTATCGGTATGACCGCGGACTCGTTCGTGGTGTTCTTCGAACGAATAAAGGACGAGATGCGCGAGGGCCGCAGTTTCCGCTCGGCCGTGCCGCGCGGCTGGGCGCGCGCCCAGCGCACCAACCTGTCCGGTAAGACGGTCAGCCTGATCGCCTCGGCCGTGCTGTACATCCTGGCCGCCGGGCAGGTGAAGGGCTTCGCGTTCACCCTCGGCCTGACCACCGTGCTCGACGTCATCGTCCTGTATCTGGTCACCGCGCCGCTGATGATGATGGCCTCGCACTCGCCGTTCTGGGCGAAACCCGCGGTCAACGGCCTGGGCGCCGTGCAGCAACTCGCTCGTGAACGCAAGGCCGCCGCGGGCGTGCTTGCCGGAAAGGAGGCGTGAGCATGAGCAACC from Nocardia wallacei carries:
- the secD gene encoding protein translocase subunit SecD, with the translated sequence MPPSKGTGHPLRLLGVYAALLAVIYALVFFTGDKSPEPKLGIDLQGGTRVTLSARTPDGKKPSQDSLEQAQQIIESRVNGLGVAGSEVVIDGDTLVITVPGENGDQAKSLATTAKLYVRPMLNEVPVQAAAPGQPDQPGQPGPTPSGAAVPPGESASPETPTSPAEPAPTSPSEPAPGAGESAPTPQNRVFPAQAPTPEPSPTPAPSTTPAAPQGNPNDPAAPQQVQQQIAQARELRQSDDQQTQQLAVATLAAGGCGAADPLAGNDDPAKPLVTCSTDGKFVYLLGPSALDGQQISDATSGYNQQQSQWEVNVKFTSAGGKTWGQLTDQYYQQRLAFTLDSKVISAPVVQAAGQYSGDTRISGNFNSQTSKDLANQLKYGSLPLSFATSEAQTVSATLGLSSLKAGLIAGAVGLVAVLLYCLLYYRMLGFLAGFSLIASGVAVYGIIVLLGRWINFTLDLAGIAGLIIGIGMTADSFVVFFERIKDEMREGRSFRSAVPRGWARAQRTNLSGKTVSLIASAVLYILAAGQVKGFAFTLGLTTVLDVIVLYLVTAPLMMMASHSPFWAKPAVNGLGAVQQLARERKAAAGVLAGKEA